A window of Citrus sinensis cultivar Valencia sweet orange chromosome 7, DVS_A1.0, whole genome shotgun sequence contains these coding sequences:
- the LOC102627192 gene encoding uncharacterized protein LOC102627192 encodes MARLFDKQAKLYLDARPTYTREWYSMLASLTTHHLLAWDVGTGNGQAALGVVEHYEQVIATDVSEEQLKHAMPHPRIRYHHTPLSISEEELVTLIGGENSVDLVTVAQAVHWYDLPKFYSIVTRILRKPGGIIAVWCYKSFAVSPEFDPVMKQFYDTTLPYWKINVQYLTDDYKELPFPFESVGLGFEGQPLELDMPKEVSFEGFLRMLRSFSAVNTAVEQGVDLLSEKVVKELETAWGGCELVRTIIYKTFMLVGKVKA; translated from the exons ATGGCAAGATTGTTTGACAAGCAAGCAAAACTATACTTAGATGCAAGACCTACTTATACAAGAGAGTGGTATTCGATGCTGGCATCTCTCACCACTCACCATCTTTTGGCTTGGGACGTTGGTACGGGCAACGGCCAAGCAGCTCTCGGT GTTGTTGAGCATTATGAGCAAGTGATTGCAACCGATGTGAGCGAAGAACAGCTAAAACATGCAATGCCACATCCGCGAATTCGTTACCATCACACACCCTTATCCATCTCCGAAGAAGAATTAGTGACCTTAATTGGTGGTGAAAATTCAGTTGATCTAGTGACTGTAGCACAAGCAGTGCATTGGTATGATCTTCCGAAATTCTATTCTATTGTTACACGAATTCTACGTAAACCAGGAGGAATAATTGCTGTTTGGTGCTACAAAAGCTTTGCCGTTAGTCCTGAATTTGATCCTGTGATGAAGCAGTTTTATGACACAACTCTTCCTTATTGGAAAAT AAATGTTCAGTATTTGACGGATGATTATAAGGAGCTTCCATTTCCTTTCGAAAGTGTTGGTTTAGGATTTGAAGGCCAGCCATTGGAACTTGACATGCCAAAAGAGGTGTCATTTGAGGGGTTTTTGAGGATGTTGAGGTCTTTTTCAGCTGTGAATACAGCAGTCGAACAAGGTGTGGATTTGTTATCTGAAAAGGTGGTGAAAGAGCTCGAGACTGCTTGGGGTGGGTGTGAATTGGTTAGGACAATTATTTACAAGACATTTATGCTTGTTGGAAAAGTTAAAGCGTAA
- the LOC102627478 gene encoding uncharacterized protein LOC102627478 — MPVLDPTAGYAAIWMVSCFLCLSIAVGGSFLVMYMILPESDSTYWLPIAGVTLVCLPWLFWFCTCFYRIISRLSGVRMSIGGVAGGGGGGGGSSRGRNIASSNHGAGNVNNYGDSSGRDNNNNQNAIDNNGQERKEDSVRSRESEIPLTSSMAP, encoded by the coding sequence ATGCCAGTTCTTGATCCCACGGCTGGATACGCTGCAATATGGATGGTATCTTGCTTTTTGTGTCTTTCTATTGCTGTCGGCGGCAGCTTTCTGGTAATGTACATGATTCTCCCTGAATCAGATTCAACATATTGGCTTCCAATTGCTGGGGTTACTCTTGTTTGCCTTCCTTGGTTGTTTTGGTTTTGCACGTGCTTTTATCGAATCATTTCTCGGCTTTCTGGGGTTCGGATGTCTATTGGTGGCGTTGCCGGTGGCGGCGGAGGTGGTGGCGGGTCATCAAGAGGAAGAAATATTGCGAGCTCCAACCATGGAGCTGGGAATGTCAATAATTATGGAGATTCTTCTGGGagagataataataataatcaaaatgcTATTGACAATAATGggcaagaaagaaaagaagattcCGTCCGTTCCCGTGAAAGTGAAATACCATTGACATCATCAATGGCGCCAtga
- the LOC127898731 gene encoding uncharacterized protein LOC127898731 yields the protein MSPEIMKRYLRLRTAREIWNALAKAFYDGSDESQIFALNQRAFSTKQLGRPLSTYYGDLVEIFQELDYRDKVIMKDPDDVIAYKKSVERLRVHIFLNGLDAEFEQLRGEILRKDPTLDFEETYAYVRRDAMRRTTVNGELDHHESSALIARRNKQGRNNQQLNSSSSKQIIDQHQSSETQNRSYEIGTSKLECMCTHCGGTGHTKSRCYELIGYPEWWDPTKAPKRNSKTKNQAFAAMVKSSNSPEESSSLIATSGNIGHPDSEDNWLWY from the exons ATGTCACCTGAAATCATGAAGCGTTATCTCAGATTACGCACTGCAAGGGAAATATGGAATGCTTTGGCTAAAGCTTTCTACGATGGGTCAGATGAATCACAAATCTTTGCACTAAATCAACGAGCTTTCTCTACTAAACAACTTGGACGTCCCCTATCAACATATTATGGTGATCTTGTAGAGATTTTTCAAGAGCTAGATTATCGTGATAAGGTCATAATGAAAGACCCCGATGATGTCATTGCATATAAAAAATCAGTTGAACGCTTGAGAGTGCACATCTTCCTTAATGGACTAGATGCAGAATTTGAACAACTCAGAGGAGAGATTCTCAGGAAGGATCCGACACTAGACTTTGAAGAAACATATGCGTATGTGCGGCGTGATGCTATGCGCAGGACAACAGTAAATGGAGAACTTGATCATCATGAGTCATCTGCCCTGATAGCTCGTCGAAACAAACAGGGGCGTAATAACCAACAACTAAATTCTAGCTCTTCAAAGCAGATTATTGATCAACATCAATCATCTGAAACGCAAAATCGCAGCTATGAAATTGGAACATCAAAATTAGAATGTATGTGCACACATTGTGGTGGAACTGGACATACCAAGTCAAGGTGTTATGAACTGATTGGGTATCCGGAATGGTGGGATCCTACTAAAGCACCCAAACGGAACTCAAAGacaaaaaatcaagcttttgcTGCTATGGTTAAATCTTCAAACAGCCCTGAGGAATCTTCATCTTTAATTGCTACTTCAGGTAATATTG GACATCCGGACTCAGAGGACAATTGGTTATGGTACTAG